CCACGCTGCCGATGGCGGTGTTCACCGAACCGGAACCGCAGGTGGAGATGGACCAGTCGCAGCAATCCTGCTCGACCACGAAGGGAATCTGCACGACCTGGTAGGGCCCGGGGACCGTACCCTGAATGCAGATTTCCGCGCGGGAGGCAAGCGGGACGAGACCCAGACAAACAGAGAGCAGCACGGCGCGCATGGAACCTCCGGGAGGGATTTGAACAGGGATGTGGATGACTTTGCTGGCGCTGACTTCAGCAAGCATCATGCCATCCCCAACTGCCTGTTTTCAAGCTGGACTTGGCCGAATCGGGCATGCCGACTGTTCAGAAAGTCGGCAGCCTGCCGGATCCGGAACAAAAAAGCCCTCCGGAATCCCGGAGGGCTGTGTGCATGCACAACTGGCGCACCCTCAGTCGCGAGGACCGCGGCGCCCGCGCGGAGCCGAGCCGGGACTGGAGGGACGCGCGCCCCGGCCAGAACCGGAACCCGAGCGCGAACCACCTTCTCCTCCGCCCGAGCGGCCACGGGGTGGCTGGCTGCTGCCGGGGCGACGCTCGCTGGACCCGGGTCTGCCGGCATCATCACGGCGCGGAGGCGCGCCCGCACTGCCACCACCGGAGGGTTTGGTGCGGCGATTGGGGTTGTCCTTCCAGCTCAGGGAGCCGCCGCTGGGGCGGGATGTGCCTCCGCCACTGCGGCCCTCGGGACGGGCTCCCCCTGCCCCACGGCCATCAGGACGGCCACCGCCTGCCGGGCGGCCTTCGGGACGGCCCGCGCCTGCGCCACGGCCCTCGGGGCGACCCCCGCTTGAGCCACGGAAGTCAGGACGGCCACCGGATCCTCCCCGACTGTCGGGACGCCCGGCGGATCCTCCCCGGTTGTCAGGACGGCCACCGGTGGCACCGCGTCCATCGGGACGACCCTCGGGACGACTGCCGCGCCCTTCCTGGCGGGTGCTGCCGCTCTCGGGACGACCACTGGGACGGCCGCCGGAAGGACGGGAATCGTAACCCCCTCCAGAGCGGGCTCCTGGTCGGCCCTCGCCGGCGGGACGGCCAGCGGGTCGGCCTCCAGCAGGCCGGCCTCCAGCAGGTCGGCCTTCGGGCCTCGTGGAAGCGGCAGGACGGCTCTCGGGACGAGGTGCCCGGGTGGCGTCGCCATCGCGGCCATGGTGCTCATCGGAACGTGTCGGACGGCTGGCGGGCGCGCTGCCAGCACGGCGTCCCTGGGGACGGGGCGGACGCTCCTCCTCGATCTCGGGCTGACCCGGGGCGAAGCCGTCGATGATCTCGGGCACCAGGCGCTGACCGATCAGGTGTTCGATGTCACGCAGGAACTTGAGTTCGTCGTTGCTCACCAGCGAGAGGGCCTGGCCGGTCATGCCCGCCCTGCCCGTGCGGCCGATGCGGTGCACGTAGTCTTCGGGCACGTTGGGCAGCTCGTAATTGATCACGCGGGGCAGCTGCTGGATGTCGAGACCGCGCGCGGCCAGATCCGTGGCCACCAGGGCCCGCAGCCCGCCCTCCTTGAAATGGGCCAGCGCCTTGGTGCGCGCCGCCTGGCTCTTGTTGCCGTGAATGGCCATGCTGTGGATCCCGTCGCGGTCCAGGCGCTTGGCCAGCCGGTTGGCGCCGTGTTTCGTGCGACAGAAGATCAGCACCTGCTGCCAGTCGCTCTCGCGAATCATGTAGCTCAGCAGCTGGGCCTTGTGATCCTTTTCGACGCGCACCATGAACTGCTGCACGGTTTCGGCGGCCGTGGCGGCCGGGCTGACGTCGATCTGCACCGGGTCGGTGAGGAAGTTGCCGGCCAGTCTGCGGATTTCCGGCGAGAAGGTCGCCGAGAAGAGCAGGTTCTGGCGACGGGGAGGCATGAGCGCCAGAATGCGTTTCAGGTCCACGATGAAGCCCATGTCCAGCATGCGGTCGGCCTCGTCCAGCACCAGAATCTGGATGTGTGACAGGTCCACGGCGCCCTGGCTGTGCAGGTCCAGCAGACGGCCGGGGGTGGCCACCAGGATGTCGACGCCGTGACGCAACTGGGAAATCTGCGGCCGGATGTTGACCCCGCCGAAGACGACTGCGGCCCGCAGGGGCGTGTTGCGCCCGTAGATCTCGACGCTCTCGGCCACCTGGGCAGCCAGTTCGCGGGTGGGCACCAGCACCAGGCAACGGGGCTCGCGGCGCCGCTCGCCGGGCACGGCCGACAGCAGCTGCAGCAGGGGCAGGGTGAAGCCGGCGGTCTTGCCGGTGCCGGTCTGGGCGGCGGCCATCAGGTCGTCGCCGGCCAGCACGACCGGAATGGCCTGACGCTGGATGGGCGTGGGGGTTTCGTAACCGCGTGCACGTACGGCACGCAGCAAGGCCTCGTTGAGGCCCAGGGATTCAAACGACATGTGTTTTCTCGATGCTGTGCCAGCCATGCAGGGAAATTGCCAGAAGGGTCGCGACGGCTGGTGGCGCGGGGTTCCGGAGGGGCGCTCAAGGCGCGGGGCCCGGCCGACGTAAAGGGCGGGACGGGGCACTATAGCATTGTCATGCGCAGGAACAAACTCCTGCGACCATCCTATTTCCCGTCAGCCCAATATCCGTCACCCCCGCGGAAGCGGGGGCCCATTGCATGGCGCCCCGGTGGTTACACCGAGCATTTCATCGTGAGAATCCCCCACCACACGTTCATCCCCTTCCACCGGAATCCCGTCACTGCCTCGGTTCCGTGATGCCTTCTTCGGCCGGGGGCTGCCTCCCGTGAGGCATCGTTTTCCACCTTTCTTTGGACGGGTCCAAAGCAAGGTGGAGCCAAAGAAAGACCCTCTTCGCAGGCCTCGCGCCGCGCAAACTTGGCCCGCGCTGCGGTCCGGCGAGCAAGCGCGGCGGCCCACGCTCCTGCTCGACCGTTCCGTCTCGATGGTTCCGCCACCGGCGTCACCGCTGTGACAATCAGCGCGACATCCGGGTCAAGTTCAAAGGTGTCATCCCCGTGATCATTGTCTTCTGGGTCGGCGAATGGGGATCCCGACGGGTTATACCGAAATTCATTCTCGTTCGTGACCGGTGTGCGACTGACAGTATGCGTGTCACGGATGCTATCGCCGGTCGCCGGCAATACACTCCCCTGCGCGGGGGGCGCTCTCACCTTTTTCTTCGCGAAGAAAAGGTCCGGCGAAAGAGCGGCAGGCCTCGCGCCGCGCTTTGTCGCCCGCGATGCGGTCCTAGCGGCGGAGACGCGGCGGTTGACTTCGTCGGGAATTACCCTGCTCAGACAACGTTCATGTCTCGATGCCATTTTCGCCGCCACCGGCGATCACCATCTTTTGGAAGAAGATTGATCAGAGACATAGCCGCAAAGCACTGCAGCCGGGCGATTGGGATGCAAAGCCAACACTTGGGAGGATCATGTCGGCCTCGCCTTTTGCGGCGAAATCCAGGGTTGCTGCCAGGAATTCGCCCGGTTGTGAACCGGAAGCTGATCCTCGACTCCACCCATCCATCTTCCATCCCCTTCTTGGGCACCGGCATCCAAAGTCACAGACAAAGTCCACGTCCATGCCAGAGGCGTTGGAAATCCTCGCCACGGTCTCGTCTGGCGGCCTCCCGCAGCGAACTTTTCCACCTTTCTTTGGACGGGTGCCAAAGCAAGGTGGAGCCAACTGACGTTTGTCACTCGCAAAGCCTCGCGCATGCGGTACGAAGGCAGCCCGCGATGCGGTGGTTCCTGGCCAAGCGCGGCCGATCACGTGAATGACCCCGTTCAAGGCAGAAAAGGGACGACGCCTCCACCAGGCGCTTCGATCCGGGAACGGAAGGACTTGATTCAGAAACAACCTCGAGCCGTCTGCTTCCAGCCAGGCCCGATGAAGCGCTGGCAGTTGATCGCGTCATCCGACTTTCGGTCGGCGAAATCCGAATGCGGTCATGACATGTGGTTCTGATCGCGCACTGCCTACCTGATTACCGAACCCTCAATTGAGCGTCATCCATTCATTCCACCGGAATCCGTCACTGGCGCGATTCCCTGTGCTGTGATCCATGCCCGTCCGCCGCCGGCTTCCCGTGATGCAATGAACTTTCCATGTTTCTTTGGACGGGTCCAAAGAAAGGTGGAGCCAAAGAAAGACCCTCTTCGCAGGCCTCGCGCCGCGCAAACTTGGCCCGCGATGCGGTCCTTCGGGCCAGGCGCGGCGACCCACGTGATTGCCCGACCGTTCCGTCTCGATGGTTCCGCCACCGGCGTCACCGCTGCGGAAGGGGGTTGATTCTTGAGGGAATCGCCGGCGCCTCTCATACTCGTGCTCATGTCGCGCCATCTTCGCGCTGCGAGGGCGAACATGGCACACAATCGCTGCCACCCAAGCCCCGAATGGGGCATCATACATCCATAGCCCGTGGGGAATCCACGGGCGGGCGAGGATGAACCCTAAGAAGATGGGTACAGGATGCAACCACTCGGGGTCGCCATGCGGGCCGCCCCCGTTTAGCGGGGATGACAGGGTTAGGGGGATATCATTCGGTTGTGATACAAAACAGGACGGCCGCCCATGCGCCCGTCCTGTGTGTTCGAACTGCATCACCCGCAAGGGCGAAAGCTCAGTTGCCTGAGGCCTTCTTCAGTTTGTCGTTGGCCATGATCGCCACTTCGACGCGGCGGTTGGCGGCCTTGCCGGCCATGGTCGAATTGTCGCCGATGGGCTGGGATTCGCCGTAGCCGAAGGTGGTCATGCGGGAGCCACTGACATTGTTCTGTGCCAGATAGTAGGACACAGTGTTGGCGCGGCGGTCGGACAGTTCCCGGTTGTGGGCCTCGCTGCCGTCGGAGTCGGTGTGTCCCTCGATCAGGACATTGGTATCGGGATACTTGTTCAGGATGCCGGCCAGCTTCTGCAGGTTCTGCTGCGCCACCGGCTGCAGGTCCGACTTGTTGGAGGCGAAGAGCAGGCCTGAGTCGAAGGTCAGCTTGATGCCTTCACCGACGCGCTCGACCGTGACACCTTCCAGGTCGTGCTCGATCTCCTCGGCCTGCTTGTCCATGTAGTTGCCGATCACGGCACCCGCGGTGCCTCCGACGGCCGCACCCAGAATCGCGCCCACGGCCGTGTTGCCGAACTGCTTGCCGATGACCGCGCCCGCGGCTGCTCCGCCCGCTCCGCCGATGATTGCCCCGTTCTGGGCCCGGTTCAGTCTCGAGCACGAGAAGCTGCCCAGCAGAATCGCCAGGCCCAGGATCGTTGTCTTCAGATATTTCATCGTGATTGCTCCCGCCATTGTCCTGTCCAGCCATGTGCCGGACGAGAATTGTTCGAACTTGCGGCGAATCGCGGTGACGGCCGCGATTCCACTCTTCGTTCCGGCGGGCGAGGAAGACTCTCCGCAGGCCCGGCAACATCCATACTGCCACTTCCACGGGTCAGTTCACGATTTATCTCAGGGGAAATGGGGACGGTCGAAGGAACCATTGCTTTGTGCCCCGGGACGTCGACCAACCTGACAGTCATCCTGACCGCTACCTCGTCCGCCATCTCGTCCGCCATCTCGTCCACCATCTCGTCCACTATCTCGTCCACCATCTCGTCCGCCATCTCGTCCACCATCTCGTCCGCCATCTCGTCCGCCATCTCGTCCACCATTTCGTCCACCATCTCGTCCGCCATCTCGTCCGCCATCTCGTCCGCCATCTCGTCCGCCATCTCGTCCGCCATCTCGTCCGCCATCTCGTCCACCATCTCGTCCACCATCTCGTCCGCCATCTCGTCCGCCATCTCGTCCACCATCTCGTCCACCATCTCGTCCACCATCTCGTCCGCCATCTCGTCCGCCATCTCGTCCACCATCTCGTCCACCATCTCGTCCACCATCTCGTCCACCATCTCGTCCGCCATCTCGTCCGCCATCTCGTCCACCATCTCGTCCGCCATCTCGTCCACCATCTCGTCCACCATCTCGTCCACCATCTCGTCCACCATCTCGTCCGCCATCTCGTCCGCCACCTCGTCCGCCATCTCGTCCGCCATCTCGTCCGCCATCTCGTCCACCATTTCGTCCACCATTTCGTCCACCATTTCGTCCACCATCTCGTCCGCCATCTCGTCCGCCACCTCGTCCGCCATCTCGTCCGCCATCTCGTCCACCATTTCGTCCACCATTTCGTCCACCATTTCGTCCACCATCTCGTCCGCCATCTCGTCGATCACCTAGGCGGCCGCCCGGGCGGACGACGTGACCGTCATGGTCTGGAACATGGTGACGGTCGAATGGACCGTCACCGTTCCTTGGGATGGACAAAGCGCAGCGTGCCGCACCACACACGGTCCCCCGCCAAGCCCCGAATGGGGCACAATGCATCGATAGCCCGTGGGGAATCCACGGGCGGGCGTGGGGAAACCTGGACGAAAAGGGCGTGCGGAGCAATCCATCGGGTTGCCATGTCGGCCGCCCCGTTTGCGCAAGAATGACAGGGTTCGGGAAGAGGTGATGGGTGTGCCGGCCGCTCCGTGACACGGGAATGCCACAGTGGATCGAACTGGTCACAGCCGCGCGAACACAGGGATCAGAACAGGTCGCTGCGTTTCGTGTTGAGCAGCAGAATCTGTTCCCAGGCCCACTGGTTCAGCAGGCGCAGTTCGGGGCGGGCGTCGAAGTCAAAGGAGGCGGCCTCCTGCTGGATCTGGTCGAAGCGCTCCTCGTCCAGGGCGGCGGGGCAGTAGTAGCGGGCTTCGAAGAAGAGCGGGAGCAGAAGACCGTGTGCGGGGCCGGCGGCGGCCTGCTGGAAGAGGGCCTGACCGGTTTCGGGCTTGCCGCCGACGAAGCGGGGTTTCACGCATGTGATCGCCCCCTCGAAAAGCTGGCCGGCGCCGAAGAAGTAGTCGGGGTCCAGGGCGCTGGCGCGCGCGATCATGGCTTCTACGCGGGGCAGGCGGAACACGGCTTCGCTCTCGGCCAGATTGAGTGCCATCCAGGCACCGTAGGGGAAGGCGGTCCAGAACAGGGCGCTCTGCTGCTTCGCGGGCACCGCAGCCAGCCAGGCATCGAACTCGGGCTGGGAGAGGGCGAAAGGATCGCTGCCAAGCAGCGCCAGGCCCACGTGATGCGCGCGGCGGTAGAAGCGGCTGGCCCGGGCATCGTCCACACCTTCGCAATAGATCAGCGCGTAGCCGGTGAGCGCCATCGCATGCAGTTCGCGCAGGCGCGGGCTGTCGGCACTCAGGCGCAGGCCCTCGATCATCTTGATGTCGGACTCGAAAGCCGTGCGCGCCAGCAGCAGGTCGGGTTCGGCGAAGAGGGCGGTCACGAAATCGTCCAGCACGGGGGTCACGGCGCGGATGCCGACTCGGCGGATGCTGCAGCCACTCAGCAGCAGGGCCAGCATCAGGAAGGCAAGCAGATGTCTCATGTGTCTCCCGTGTCGCAGGTCGGCCAGCTCAATTGGCCCTGGAATGAAGCACGGTCACCATGTCGCGGGCGGCCTGGCCCAGCAACAGTCCCGTGCGGTCGGTGTGATTCAGAGTGTAGGGGGTGTCCGGACGGCGGCTCACCAGACTGTGCGGTGCGTCCAGCTGCAGGCTGTCCACGTCGACATGCTGGCCGAGGTATCGATAATGGGTCTCGACCCAGCCGAATTCACGATCACGCTGGATCGACAGGCCCAGCCACTGCACGAAACGCTGGAAGCCTCCACTCTTGAGTGCGTGGACCGACAGGGAATCCAGCGCCAGGATCAGGCTGCCTTCGCCCGGATCACGCGACCAGCCCGGTTCGCCCGCAGTCCAGCCGTCTTCGGGCCAGACCAGCTGCAGGCCGTTGCGGGCCGCCTCTTCAACGAAACTCTTGCGCCAGACCGACAGATAGGCGGCCGGTGAGCCTGTGCTGCGCTCGGGCAATTTGCGGCAGCGGAAGAGCGAATCGGCCTCCTCAGGATGGGGCCAGTTGGCAATGAACACGGTGTCCGGGCATTGCTCGCGGCTCAGACGCTCCAGCAGCGGGGCGGGTGGCTTGATCGAGGCGCAGCCGACCAGAAGGACAATCGTCAGGCAGGCCAGCACAGGGCGCCAGCGGGCAGTGGACACAAAGACTCCAGGACGGTTGTGGGCTTGCATGATCATTGCGGAGGCAGGTCGTCCTGACTGAGGCTGAGGGTGAAGAGCAGGATCCTGTCGTTCACGCGCACCTCGTTGGCTCCGCTGCCCGATACCACTCCTCCATCATCACTGACGAAAATGGTCTCTTCGCTGTTGCGGTCGCGGTCGCTGCGATTGCCGAAGACCGCCACTCCCACGGGCGCGCGCAACTGGTCGTAGTTCCAGCTCTTCAGTACCGTGTCGACCGGGACATCGTTGAAGACCAGTGTCGTGTCGATGTAGACCCGGCTGGCTCCGCAGGGGCGCTGGAAGCGGCCGCTGTGGTCGAAGACCTGAACGCGACGATTGTCGGTGTCGCAGACGAAGATCCGGTCACGACTCCAGGTGATGTCCGAGGGCGTACCGAAAAGTTCAGGATTCATGATGTCGGTGTTGCCCAGGCTGGCGTCAAAACTCCAGTAATCCTCTCCGGCGAATTCCTCCCAGGTCAGGCGCTGAGCCCGGAAGTAGCCGATGCTGGGAGCGAGCTGCGTGTAGTACAGGCGCGCCTGGTCATCCAGATCCAGCGAGGTGCCGCCCTCGATGGTGCCCTGGCCGGTACCCTGATTGATCACGATCGCCGGATTGGGAAAATCCATGCTGTCGGCAGCCACGAAGGGGCGATAGAAATAGGTGAAGGCGGAATAGTCATCGGCCAGCAGCACCAGGGCTTCGGGACGGAAGCGCAGTCGGTTGATCCGGTTGCCGCCGCTGGGGTTGTTGTTCACGAAGAAGACTTCGCGCTGTCCCGCGCGTCCGCGCGACACCGCATCGATGGTGGTGTTGCCCGAACCTTCCCAGAACACGCGCGGAACCAGTGCGGCAGCCAGGGCCGAATCGCCGTAGGCTGCGGTGGGCACCACCTCGTAGCGTCCGAACTGGTTGTTCTGGATCAGGTCGGCCACGCCGGCGGCGTCCACTTCGCTGACCTCGCCGGTCTGACGATGGGTCAGGCGGAAATGCGTGTAGGCGCCCACCACGTTCTCCCGTGCGGCCAGCAGGTTCACGGCCCAGAGCTTGTTGCCGCCGTCGCAGGCGAAGAGCAGCTGTTCCGGCCCCACCGTGACTCCCTTGACCCCGGGCAGCTCGAAGCCTTCGAGGGCCGGCTCGCCCAGCGGCACGCCGGGCCCCGGTTCGTTCAGGTCGCGCAGGGCCTGGTTCCAGACACTGATTCGGCCACTGCCCGATTCGGCCACGTAGACATGGCCATCGTCATTGATGAACACATCGGAAGGATTGGCCTCCTCGCTGCCCAGATCGATCCAGCTGTTCAGCATCAGGTAGGTCGTGTCACTCAGGCCGCCGGTGCCTGTCTGCTCCAGGCTGGGCAACGAGAAGGTCTCGATGCCGCAACCGGCCACCAGAGCCAGCAGACCGGTGGCAAGAGCCAGGCGCAGGCCCGTGCTGCGGTGTATCCGGCTCATGGCTGCCACCCCCAGTTGAATTCGGCGCTGGTGCGCTTGCTCTCGGAGAGGATGCCGAAGTCGCTGTAGGACAGATCCAGCACCACTCCCAGCCCGTTGAGCTTGAAGTCGATTCCGCCGCCCAGTGTCCAGGATTCCTCGCCCGCGTTGAACTTCCAGCCGCCCCGGGCGAAGAATCGCTCCATCCAGCCGTATTCCAGTCCGAAGAGGTAGTTCTCGGCGTTGTCCACAGGGTGGTTGATCTGCCCCGAGAACAGCACGCGATGCTCTTCACGCGAGAACACGGTGAGCGCACTGCCGATGCGGAACATGGTGGGCGGGCTGGCTTCCTTGTAATCCACGGGCCGACCGTCACCCGCGTTGGGCGTGTGACTGCCACCGGGGCGGAACTGGCCGCCGAAGTTGCTCAGCGAGACAGCCACGGACATGTCACGCCACCCGGTGCGGTAGTAGGTGCCGATATCACCCAGCCAGCCGTCCATGGTCACATCGTCGATGTCCTCGCGCACGTACTTCACGCTGAGGCCCACGCTGAACTGGTCGGTCATGCGCATGCAGCCCGTGAGCTGCACGGCCTGGTCAATGAAATAGAAGGTCTGGCCGTTGCCTTCGGGATGGGTCTCGGTGGTCACGGCCATTTCGTCGGTGCGCAACTGCGAGTAGGCCAGGCCCACGCTGTAACGATCGTTGAGCCGCTGCACGGCGCCCAGATAGTCATAGCTGATGCCCGCTGGCCAGTCGAGATGCGAGAAGGACACGGCCCCGCCATCCATGCGTCCCAGACCTCCCGGGTTCCAGTAGAGGGCGCTCACATCGTCGGCCACGCCCACGAAGGCCTGGGCCATGCCCTCGGCTCTGGCCCCCACGCCGATCTTGAGAAAGCCCAGCACGGTGGTGGCCGTCCGTTCCTCGCCGTAGTTGCGGATCAGCTGCTGGGCGTGTCCGGCGGGAGCCAGCAGCGGCAGCAGCAGGGCCAGCAGGCCCGCGTGGATGAATGATACTTGCAGTCTTGGCACCATGAGGTTCCGTCTTGGTTCGCGGGGCCGCCGCTGGCGGACCCGAGTGACATCAGAGGCCGATGGAAAGTCCGAACATTACCTGACGCGGCGCCTTGAAGCGCGCCGGAGTGCCCGGGGGGCGCACGCCGTCCAGTGACAGATCGGGATCCCATTCGTAATACACCCGGTTGCTGGCCACGAAGGGATCTCCGTCTTCCCAAACCTTGCCGGTGAGCGGGTTGATCCAGCCCGAGGAGGCCGGCTGCTTGTTGTTGAACAGATTGCGGATCTCGCAGAAGCACTTGATGCGGATCGTGCGCATTCCGCCTTCCTTGATCTGGAAGTTCTTGTACAGGTTGAGATCAGCCAGGAACGGCGCCTGGGCCAGTTCGGTGTAGGGATCAGTATCCACACGCTTGGGCTCATCATCCAGCGGATTGTCGGGATCGCCAATATCGATGTACTCGGGGCTGTAGCGATTGCCGCTGTCGTACTCCAGATGCAGATTGGCGCCCCATTCCACGGGCAGGCGGAAGCCGCCGATGGCCAGGGGCTGGCTGGACGGCAGATAGAAGTTGATGTTGGCGCTGGTGGTGATCGGTTTGTCCCAGCGCAGGAAGTTCTCGCCCAGGTCGGTGTCGGCATTGCTGATGCGAGCCTGGTTCAGCAGATCCTCGGCCGGTGAACTGCTCTTGCCGGTGAGGATGCTGTAGCTGAAGTTCCAGTTGAAGCTCCAGTAACGCTGGAAGCGCTGGCGCCAGGACATTTCCAGTCCGCGGCTGCGCGCATAGTCGATGTTGTAGTACTGGGTGTAGTTGATGTTGCCGTAGCGTGGATGCAGGCTGTTCACGCTGAAGGCGGTCACGTAGTTGAACATGTCCTTGTAGAACGCGGTCAGTTCCAGCGCGCTGAATTCGTTGAAGCGGTGCTTCAGCCCCAGTTCATAGGCCACCGTCGTGGTGGGGTTGAGGTTGGGGTTGCCGATCAGCTGGTAGGTGTTGGCGCTGTTGCTGCGCAGGTTGGCGTACACATACGCGTAGCGCGGCCGCTGGCTGAAGTGCCCGTAACTGAAGAAGAGCACGTCGTTGTCGGTGACCGGGTGACTGATGCCCAGACGCGGGCTGAGCTGGGCCTTCCAGCGGCCACCGAAGGCACCGAAGGTTTCCTCCTCGAAAAGCCGGCGTCCCGCTTCGGTGACCACGACCACGCTGGGATCGTTGACCACGTCCTCGATGTAGCCACCCGGGCGCCACACATCCATGCGCATGCCGATGTTGGCGTTCATGCCCTTGAAGCTGATCTTGTCCTGCAGGTAGACCGCCCCGGCGGTGGTCCAGACGTGATACT
This window of the Candidatus Delongbacteria bacterium genome carries:
- a CDS encoding OmpA family protein, coding for MKYLKTTILGLAILLGSFSCSRLNRAQNGAIIGGAGGAAAGAVIGKQFGNTAVGAILGAAVGGTAGAVIGNYMDKQAEEIEHDLEGVTVERVGEGIKLTFDSGLLFASNKSDLQPVAQQNLQKLAGILNKYPDTNVLIEGHTDSDGSEAHNRELSDRRANTVSYYLAQNNVSGSRMTTFGYGESQPIGDNSTMAGKAANRRVEVAIMANDKLKKASGN
- a CDS encoding PorV/PorQ family protein, which translates into the protein MPRLQVSFIHAGLLALLLPLLAPAGHAQQLIRNYGEERTATTVLGFLKIGVGARAEGMAQAFVGVADDVSALYWNPGGLGRMDGGAVSFSHLDWPAGISYDYLGAVQRLNDRYSVGLAYSQLRTDEMAVTTETHPEGNGQTFYFIDQAVQLTGCMRMTDQFSVGLSVKYVREDIDDVTMDGWLGDIGTYYRTGWRDMSVAVSLSNFGGQFRPGGSHTPNAGDGRPVDYKEASPPTMFRIGSALTVFSREEHRVLFSGQINHPVDNAENYLFGLEYGWMERFFARGGWKFNAGEESWTLGGGIDFKLNGLGVVLDLSYSDFGILSESKRTSAEFNWGWQP
- a CDS encoding DUF445 family protein, producing MADEMVDEMVDEMVDEMVDEMADEMADEVADEMADEMVDEMVDEMVDEMVDEMADEMADEMADEVADEMADEMVDEMVDEMVDEMVDEMADEMVDEMADEMADEMVDEMVDEMVDEMVDEMADEMADEMVDEMVDEMVDEMADEMADEMVDEMVDEMADEMADEMADEMADEMADEMADEMVDEMVDEMADEMADEMVDEMADEMVDEIVDEMVDEMADEMADEVAVRMTVRLVDVPGHKAMVPSTVPISPEINRELTRGSGSMDVAGPAESLPRPPERRVESRPSPRFAASSNNSRPAHGWTGQWREQSR